In Nonomuraea sp. NBC_00507, the following are encoded in one genomic region:
- the deoC gene encoding deoxyribose-phosphate aldolase: MPSTVADIAKMIDHSLLRPELTDDDVRAGCDLAARYAVASVCVKPCDVTLAATRLDGTGVATGTVIGFPHGSSSSRTKAAEARAAVSEGARELDMVLNIGRLRGGDDAAVLADIRAVVEAAPGAVVKVIFENAYLTDAEKIRACHLSEQAGAAYVKTSTGFAPGGATLADIRLMRANVSKRVKVKAAGGVRTLDVLLAMTAAGAVRFGATATAAILDDLAGRLARTGTVILRGDLNTDREVDVPQSQEVDE; this comes from the coding sequence ATGCCCTCCACCGTCGCCGATATCGCCAAGATGATCGACCACTCCCTGTTGCGCCCGGAATTGACCGACGACGACGTGCGCGCGGGATGCGACCTGGCCGCCCGTTACGCCGTCGCCTCGGTCTGCGTGAAACCGTGTGACGTGACGCTCGCCGCCACGCGACTCGACGGGACGGGCGTGGCGACCGGCACGGTGATCGGCTTCCCGCACGGCTCCTCGTCCTCCCGCACCAAGGCCGCCGAGGCCCGTGCCGCCGTGTCCGAAGGCGCCCGCGAGCTGGACATGGTGCTCAACATCGGGCGCCTGCGCGGCGGTGACGACGCGGCCGTGCTCGCCGACATCCGGGCGGTCGTGGAAGCGGCTCCAGGCGCCGTGGTGAAGGTCATCTTCGAGAACGCCTACCTGACCGACGCCGAGAAGATCCGCGCGTGCCACCTGAGCGAGCAGGCGGGCGCCGCCTACGTCAAGACCTCCACCGGTTTCGCCCCCGGCGGCGCCACCCTGGCCGACATCCGCCTCATGCGCGCCAATGTCTCCAAGCGCGTCAAGGTCAAAGCCGCCGGCGGCGTACGCACCCTTGACGTCCTGCTGGCGATGACCGCGGCGGGCGCCGTCCGGTTCGGCGCCACCGCGACTGCGGCGATCCTCGACGATCTGGCCGGGCGACTCGCGCGCACGGGGACAGTCATCCTGCGCGGCGACCTCAATACCGACCGGGAGGTCGACGTGCCGCAGTCGCAGGAAGTGGACGAGTAG